In Bacillota bacterium, one genomic interval encodes:
- the nusB gene encoding transcription antitermination factor NusB has translation MTRRQAREFAMQILFEIQLGNGDVEAVLERNRREKKLKETDTSFLQQLVHGVLDNISTLDDIIARLSREWDVKRLALVDKTLLRICLFEMLYLPDIPYNVSINEAIELAKVYSGDDSPKFINGILGKVVETPSLYIPHASSPSTETNDTTGGPG, from the coding sequence ATGACCAGGCGTCAGGCAAGGGAATTCGCAATGCAGATTTTGTTTGAGATCCAATTAGGAAATGGTGATGTAGAAGCGGTCTTGGAAAGAAATAGGCGGGAAAAAAAATTAAAGGAGACCGATACCTCTTTTCTACAGCAATTGGTACACGGTGTTTTAGATAATATTTCCACACTGGACGACATTATTGCCCGTTTAAGCCGGGAATGGGACGTCAAACGACTAGCATTGGTGGACAAAACGCTTTTGCGTATATGTCTGTTTGAAATGCTTTACCTACCTGACATACCGTATAATGTTTCCATTAACGAGGCTATAGAGTTAGCCAAGGTTTACTCAGGTGATGACTCCCCTAAATTCATTAATGGCATACTGGGCAAAGTGGTTGAAACCCCCTCCCTTTACATTCCGCATGCATCCTCACCATCGACCGAAACCAATGATACTACTGGCGGACCCGGATAA
- the spoIIIAF gene encoding stage III sporulation protein AF yields MEIIKNLVQTLIIIVILAVFLDMLLPTGQMKPYVKMVMGLLVIIAVLQAISGLLQQDWLQEVPRVKARAGGPGPPLEEIVTAGKQLQLENQNKALEKYRQGISAQVLSLAKLSPGAKVVDADVKISDESEEEGYGRITHITLTVDTSAEQADNPGETGDPIQPVQINVGKSGSSLENTQQGDIPPELIVEIKKVKEYIAGFYNLSPDHVSINYINP; encoded by the coding sequence ATGGAAATTATCAAGAATTTGGTTCAAACCTTGATTATAATTGTTATCCTAGCTGTCTTTCTAGATATGCTTCTTCCCACCGGTCAGATGAAGCCCTACGTTAAAATGGTGATGGGACTGCTGGTTATTATTGCCGTTCTCCAAGCGATAAGCGGTCTTCTACAGCAAGATTGGCTGCAGGAAGTCCCCCGTGTTAAGGCTCGGGCAGGAGGGCCGGGACCGCCTCTAGAGGAAATAGTGACTGCCGGAAAGCAACTACAACTGGAAAATCAAAACAAAGCATTGGAAAAGTATCGCCAGGGTATTTCCGCCCAGGTGTTATCACTGGCAAAGTTAAGTCCCGGGGCCAAAGTAGTAGATGCAGATGTGAAAATTTCAGATGAATCCGAAGAGGAAGGATACGGAAGAATCACACATATTACTCTAACTGTTGACACGTCAGCAGAACAAGCAGATAACCCAGGTGAGACCGGTGACCCTATTCAGCCGGTTCAAATAAATGTGGGTAAATCAGGAAGCTCACTTGAAAATACGCAACAAGGTGACATACCACCGGAACTAATCGTGGAAATTAAGAAAGTAAAGGAATATATTGCCGGGTTTTATAACCTGTCTCCTGACCATGTTTCCATAAATTATATAAACCCTTAA
- a CDS encoding Asp23/Gls24 family envelope stress response protein, with protein MDQKDILLNEEKNGLGSIRIADEVVRIAAGLAATEVAGVAGMSGGVVGGITEMLGRKNMTKGVKVEVGEKESAVDLYVIVDYGVRIPEVAANIQEAVKKAIEDMTGLSVVEVNVNIQGVAFHGEFKEEKEDTRLK; from the coding sequence ATGGATCAAAAAGATATCTTATTAAATGAAGAGAAAAACGGCCTGGGATCTATACGCATAGCTGATGAAGTAGTCCGCATTGCAGCAGGTCTGGCAGCTACGGAAGTTGCAGGGGTCGCTGGTATGAGTGGCGGAGTTGTGGGCGGCATTACCGAGATGTTGGGCCGCAAGAACATGACCAAAGGCGTAAAGGTGGAAGTGGGCGAAAAAGAGAGCGCTGTTGACCTTTACGTTATTGTTGACTATGGAGTACGCATCCCCGAGGTGGCAGCCAATATTCAGGAAGCAGTAAAAAAGGCCATTGAGGACATGACCGGCTTATCCGTGGTGGAGGTAAATGTAAACATTCAGGGAGTAGCCTTTCACGGTGAATTTAAAGAAGAAAAAGAAGATACACGCTTAAAGTAA
- a CDS encoding SpoIIIAH-like family protein has protein sequence MPRLIRISWRNLMLFFLALIGIIFFAIGWNGLPEEENETSPTSANVIKMPVDAPEKDNGGANYFVDSRMGRQRARGQQLETLRGIINNPASKQEIRSEAQQSIMTISENISMEMELESLIRAKGFDDSVVYLKDNNATVVVKSAALTPEEAARICDLVSRGTGMSEQNIVVIPTR, from the coding sequence ATGCCCAGGTTGATTAGAATTAGCTGGCGAAATTTGATGCTCTTCTTTTTAGCCCTGATAGGCATCATCTTTTTTGCCATCGGTTGGAATGGATTGCCGGAAGAGGAAAATGAGACATCCCCAACCAGTGCCAATGTAATCAAAATGCCCGTTGATGCGCCGGAAAAAGATAATGGCGGTGCTAACTATTTTGTAGACTCCAGAATGGGACGTCAGCGGGCTAGAGGACAGCAACTGGAAACATTAAGGGGAATTATCAATAACCCCGCCAGTAAGCAGGAGATTCGCAGTGAGGCCCAGCAGTCAATAATGACAATCAGTGAAAACATTTCCATGGAAATGGAATTGGAAAGCTTGATTCGGGCTAAGGGGTTTGACGACTCCGTGGTTTATCTAAAGGATAATAATGCTACCGTGGTGGTTAAATCCGCTGCCCTCACACCGGAAGAGGCGGCACGGATTTGCGACCTGGTGTCAAGGGGTACAGGAATGTCTGAACAAAATATAGTGGTCATTCCTACCCGGTAA